CCATGTGTGTACAGGTGCTGAGTCAGCTAACCGGAcaatggatggaaaaactaacaatgggaggaaacactaatttcaatctattctggggaggaaacgctaattagcgatcttgggaggagaggaaacacaaaatagccttttattaaacgtatgttagTTCGATCATtggttcaagagactagcaataatctcTAACTTGGGacagatttttcttttaaaatagacctgtgtccagtgataaaattttgtttatgagctttcacggaaaccaaaactttatcttaaaagatgtGAACTTTACACAAAACGGAaagaaaccttcgtttcaaagaaaaacgatcatacgaaggaaaagagttttttttttattatgaaacTGTGACATATTAAACAAAACAtgacatattttgttcacgtgAGTTTGTTCACGTTAGATAAAATTTGAGGATTTACGTGAGTAACCCACattaattattattttgtaaaatcaaaacatgagttTTGAGTAATCCTCGAAATTggacaacttatttatgatgaaatattgtcttggtgtaaatttcataacTCAATTGTGGATctttatactatgaaaattgtgtctataactttatgaaaaatcagttttaaaaatcaataaagcttcgttcgttattgcaggtttcaaggaacgaactaattttggagtgttaactcttgcggaaaaatcactattgttagtggaattgtaaagaggtaagagtcaagaattaccatttttgtagatgtctcCATAAGTATCTTGTTGTCAGATTATATGACCTCATCATATCGTCGAAGTTTGCACCTGGTATGATAGTATACTGAATTAGAATGCTTTGtgcacattacagctacttcgcaaggatgtctgacttCCAGGAAaatgacgcttccagagatgatacgtgtatggatgagacttttattggtgatgaagaagaagaagtacctggaatcaagaatgttccaaatatagatgatgcattcttcgcgGTTCAGCAAGACACTGAAAGACGTCTCATAATTACAgcattccgccttttgataaatctcaGAACGGTTATTCAaaagaagttggtgactcctcgagcagctattcggttttgccttgaatgaggacttttccttgccttaattatagaattcaaactctctcgacgacctttagagaaattttctggatgggaaagacacatgctgggttttcctcgtgttagagctatgctggatagagcacaggtTACCAGATCTATTCAATCATCCGGAGAtttgtatatttttcatgatcCACGAGGTATTGTGGCCCTTCtctctcgctggtgcattccaactcatacctttatatgcagctggggagagtttactattaccttggaagatgtagttgctttattgcatcttccaataacatgtaactttcctgaagagcttTCGACGGAGGAGAAAGCAATTTCCAACACCTTAatagctgagatggagagaattaacaaggcttctggcaaaggttgttatgctcactggttaacacactggtggccacgagatGTCCCTCTCGACGAACCTGatggtatgttgtctattgccactttcttgtgtttatggttgtccagggaCATGTTTGAAGACGCCGGAACTTTGCTAAAGCCGTTTGTAATCccttttgccattaagatggctcaaggtgaacaacttctcataggtagcttattcttgggttctttgtagtctaacctggactccttggttatagactccagtgtttcgaacggctttatgaagattgaatgctacgccaatacaaTGTTTCTTCAGGCCTTGGTGTGGGAATGCTTCGAGAAGTATGCACCTATTCCCCGTAGTATCTTGCAAGGGTTGAATGTTATTGATTCCCGATATATTTTCCCCGAGAAGGATAAGgccaggattatgcgttggtcaACAAAACAGCCTGAATCCAAGACGCGCTTCATTGATGAAGTAGAAGATGAGTCTGAGTTTAACTTCCGTCCCTGGGTGTTGATTCTTCCTCATGTTTCCCAATTGATAACTTTCAATCATGGAGAAAGCATGGCTTTGAAATACGGTACTAACTTGAGCGATGGcgaaagatccttcatgttgagctgcaCTCCAGGTTATCTAATAGCAGCAACATATGGAGACTTTTCggtggaggaatacaacattgacagagcatcccgtcagatgggtatggatcagtgcgtTCCAACTTTTCGGAGGATCAAACCATCGATGGAATagattaagacttgtttagaccgtacacatgtcgaaggaagctcttattggttccTTTGTGCTGACcgagttacatatgtaactccgggTTATATAGATTTCTGGAACCAGCAATTTGAACACTTACATGATTTCGTAAGGGTTAGTCAACCTTtggtgaaagagcctccttctgctgatatgattgcttctcgacccagattgaaacacatctctggcggcgataagcgaaagacatctccaggatgttctccagtatgtatcttttgcacattcttcgtaaaattgaaacaatttcctttgattatcacctcaatttctttcgcaggacggtcgtgctgtgagacctcttcttgaagtgaatttctcagaagcTGAAACAGttattcacggtggagaaggtaggaacaagaattgtaagttgcttcctaacaccataaagtccccggttgtttctttggtgagttgtcgacaCTTTTCCGCCGTGAATTCTTCTATAcgtattactaggatcgtaaaaccaatatttgttatttggttacagaattttgctccgtctagtattgatggtcttcaattctctgttGCTGGGAAGATAATTTCTGAttcgagcgttgaagaagaaaatgacgtCAGTATTCTTCCTCATAGCCAAATATAATGCTTCATatgtaaaatgctaattgtttgagaatatgtccaggaggatgtcgccatggaggtggagagtgctgatactcggtcatcctctgagaatatagatgaagaAAATTCCAAAGGTTCGgaaccgaatggaagtaatgagcctcttgatgttgacacgggcAATCCCAATTCTTTGATCGCTTCGGAGACTCTCCAAGTAAGCACATATCTTGTAACCTCttaatagaagtatgaaattgtttatttgtgaatgaatgaatgagaatccatgtgcatatacgaaaaactttgtcgaaattcgtcgtTAGAAAATTAAGAACCCAATATTTTAGCAAAAATACCATAAAACCTTcatctgaagtcggattttcatggtCTACATATGTATCTTTCATCCCAgagaatttccaagctttaactaAGAAGCTTTTAAGTTTTGAGcgcgttcagagcctgaaaaaggcgaaacagtaaacttccagagattttcagaactttttcagactgtacgttattcgatgttttgaccacatctctttgctcgttcatcggattgttatgaaatttgtaTATGTGgtataggacatccatacgaagagaaggGTACATAAAACATCCTcatattccttgtatattgctcccagttcgtcatccaGTACAAGGCAGAGTacaatctcttcagatgagcttgccgcaaaacgtattttcatgactttcattctATTTGCACGTGAATTGAATGTATAATGATGAATCTTGATGATGTTGGACTGCTTGTAtattgtattttatgatctcatttggtttcatgtttagattgctctaacctcatgtaatcttcgcaataggtgtcaaataccgaagttgaggatactgaaaccaataaggataactcgagcttccctggagttattgatgatgagacaaccatacctgcactttaaggccatgagaaggttgtcactgaagttatggaaaccccgATTGTTGCTGGTTCAGTGATATAAGAAACCGAGataccagtagagaatactgaagaagttGTTGCCTTGACTGTAGAAGTTTCTCCAGTAaatgagaaccgtatagtggtgcattaatatccaagtgcaggagttgcttttgatcctccatttgatgcatcactcccatatcatgaactagttggtgggttcagCGTTCTCATTGGATATGcgggcttgtacgagaaaatatggaggaagtttggtcacatcattgttaaCAGGGATCCTGGAcgcgcttatgctttaacaatgcaagtaagtgttgtCTTGCGTGTCGTAAGTGATATACGCgttagggccagaaatactgtgactccagatgtactctttgattgggagttcaacttggagaattccgaAAGACTTGGCTttaacgtgaagtggcttcgtaagaaaataaatgttcgcaaggactcatgtgagaacaacatacccttccccaatgatgttgtgatggagaaagaagacaagatttccaggctgactgaagagttgaacaaggagaaggcgcCCTTGtgagtcttgaaggatgcagaggagcgaaaaattttctttgctgatttccttttcataatctcttggaCTTATGgatttctgagagatgtgaggttttattttggttttgatgtagATTGGTTTTGAACtcggtagatgattgaggattttcttttagatttgatagagatttttcttttaagtAATAATGAACTAAAtcttgataaattgttgaattcaaatactgaatgcaagtattgcaaacgttttggaggaattgaaatataatgaaagaaaatcctaaatgaaaaatccagacgtcatgaatgctcaaacgtacagtacctcaaatgctcaataatttcagacaaatgcttaatccaattctcgtgaattactggcagggttctgctatctgtgttgatcaacttgtagtatcctccggttatggacttagcaaccataaatggtccttccaaaTTGGAGTTCCTTGCAGAATAGAGATCACGTTTAGTTTCCTTGaaaaccaaatctccttccttgaatttgttcggTTTAGTGATCCGCGCCTTGAATATTTTCTGTTGATTCCATGGctgcggcacatatggacactcaggCAAAGGGGAGTATCCAGCATACTGTTTGTCATGCTTAGCCACGTCTTCAGCAATGAATCTCTCAATAGAATGGCCAATTTGAAGAGGCTCTGTGCGTAACCACTTGGTATAATATTGTTGAGGTGATACTATCCACTCGTAGCTTTTTGTAATTGCTAAGTTGTTAGCAGGGAGAAGTCCCCGGACTAGAGtaacatatttgaacattggtattatTGGTGCATGAAGAGggataagactttcctgagtacggaaccttttgacAAAGGCGTGTGCACTTTCTCCAAGTTTATGTGTGAGCTCCATCAaagctttaacttcctccagatgctcaaatggtgggGCATTCTCTATTTCTTCCGAGTCAGAGTCTTCTTCAACAGTAGGGTGTGCTGAAGGCGTTGGAGCCAttctttcagcatgaatccaagttcttccaaggatcatgtcatatcctgggtcttcccagattatgtaaaacttggtctcagtgcagactgagctttctttgactttgaggatgatgtagccatatgcgtctcTGGAAGTCCCCTCGTGATCCCTGATTGCCATGGGAgcgtgagtagcctcttgtcgagtaatgccggcGGCTTTGAGATTAAgtaatgatgttgatggcagtgccgacatcaacaaatgccctcttgaattcatttcctttaatatgcactgtggtgaacagtccccagtcatacatttctttgtcagtgtctgaaggttcaggaggtacttctggaattaATAGGCGTTTTCCAGAAACTATGTGGTTCAAAaccgtgaacatgtctcccctttgcgctTTCGACAGATAGAGTttcgcagacatgctctatcaatgactgaactggtTATTCggagatggagaaagtcctgactgggagggggtctctgtgcactccttcatcccccagattaagttctcctgactcaaccttttccctAAATATGCGTTTCagaactttgcagctacttgtggggtgattgacgaacctgtggaagcggcaataacgaggatttttcatgtcttcctcagttggctctttcctgacatatggaaatttgattgcacaaTCTTGGATCCAGACATCCAGTAGTTCGAGCACCTCTTCAATGGGAAGAGGAAAGTCGGGTGCATCTTGATCAGGAGCCTTTGTACGTTTACcaggggcttgtgcatcttgtttatccttcttttgtgtttttgaagGAGTTGAGGTACGCTTATGCGGAGGTTCGGCTTTCCGttttctcccttctgcaacaacgtttgtggagggatgtaggttgtactgcttgttgatcagacgtctgcttcctcgagtatcTCGCGATTCTTCATCCTTTGAAGATTTTGCTCTTTccaataaagcaggtgcagtagttgtctATCTCTTCGCAGCTTCATGAAGCTCCAAGAaagtctggaaacgaagattttccagtagagctatgtagaccgggatcataccattgatgcacaagtctaccagttgttgctccgtgatatttggatcatggcagtccagggcctggactctaaatcttttcacatagtcattgggattttcactgaccctctgaaacattcttccaagatcagagagagtgacttgctctgacacaaataAGTGCTTcttgtagaaggcattaatcatttctccccaattgttgatggtcctcggtgtgatgttgttgtaccaggtgtatgccctgcctttcaaagattttgagaattctttgaggcgaacaacatggttgtgttcatgttctcccaagtcTTCCAGGaaatgagagacatgttctcgagcattgccagttccatcatacagagtgaaGGTCGGAGAAGTATAACCCTTCGGAAGAGGGATCCTTTGGGTAGCGGCGGGATATGGAGGCTTGTGacaatggacatgtgatgtcttatcctttccacggttctccaaaaggcgctccaaatcttcccgagtaatgaaatttgatgattcctttgttgatggatcgtctgcagctttgcggacttcgtcttcatccactgtatgaatagGGACCacctcaggatcagcatctgaggatttcttcttttcctttccctttcattgagttttctctgacatcttgtcagtgagagtcttcagataatcaaac
This genomic stretch from Papaver somniferum cultivar HN1 chromosome 5, ASM357369v1, whole genome shotgun sequence harbors:
- the LOC113281582 gene encoding uncharacterized protein LOC113281582, producing the protein MLGFPRVRAMLDRAQVTRSIQSSGDLYIFHDPRGIVALLSRWCIPTHTFICSWGEFTITLEDVVALLHLPITCNFPEELSTEEKAISNTLIAEMERINKASGKGCYAHWLTHWWPRDVPLDEPDDSSVSNGFMKIECYANTMFLQALVWECFEKYAPIPRSILQGLNVIDSRYIFPEKDKARIMRWSTKQPESKTRFIDEVEDESEFNFRPWVLILPHVSQLITFNHGESMALKYGTNLSDGERSFMLSCTPGYLIAATYGDFSVEEYNIDRASRQMGMDQCVPTFRRIKPSME